In Acidobacteriota bacterium, the DNA window CCAATCGATCTCCTCCTGGCCGACCACCCGCTCGAAGATCTGGGCGAAACGCAGGATGCGTTGCAGAACCTTCGGGCTGGGGCCCACGTGGCGCTTGAAGAGCTGCAGAAAGTGCTTGTAGGAGATGTCCCCGGACTCTTCGACGAGGCGCGTCAGGGAGCCTTCGGCTTGGCCGGCGAGGATCGCTGCGACCGCCGTCTCGACGACCGGAGGGGCTTGCCGTTCCGGGTCGTGGCGAGCGACCAACCACTGTTCGAGGCGATCTAGGGCGTTCGCCGGTGTCGTCTGATCGGCCAAGGCTTGTCGCAGCTCGAGAATCTCGGGCCCGAGAAGGTCCGTCGCATCGACCACGCGGTCGTTGATCTCGGCGAGGGCGGTGTGCAGGAAGGGGTAGGCCCCGGCGACCCCAAAGCTCACCGCCATCAGGCGGGTGTCGGGACCAACGTCGCCGATCAACAGGTAGCTCGAGTGGATGCCCGACAGCCAGGCGCCACGGCAGATTTGTCGAGCCTGACGGGTTTGCGGATCGAGCACCTGGCGGGGCCGGCCATCGAGCTCGATGACCAGCGAGACCCGGCCGTTGGGGACCAAGCGCTCGATGCGGTGCTCAGGTGAATAGCCCTCGAGATGAAAGAAGACCTCGACGAGGCCGGCCAAGGGGTCTTGGGTCGGGATGCGGGGTGTGTAGTCCACGGCGTACCAGAGGATGAGGTTTCCGCCCAGCCCGGGAGCCGGAGGGCGAATCCGACCTCAGCGCCCATGCTAGCGCGACCCTCTCACCAGATTTCTGCTGCAGGGCCGGATGGCGGGGAATCTGCGGCTGGCGATCGACGGGCTAAACTGGGGCGAAAACGACGGACATCTTCTTCGGGCCGGCGATCTTCGTGGGCCCTTGGTTGGACGAGGAGGGTTGGAGTGCGCAAGATCATCATCGGGGTGATCGCCATCGCAGCGATTCTGGGCGCGCTGGTCATCGGCGGCGGTTTGATCCTCGTTTCCAGCGGACCGGACACCTACATCTATGCTGGCGGCCAGACTCCGGCGCGGTTCGTCAAGACCGTACGCTCCCTCGGGCTGCTCTCCGAGGGCGAGTCGATCCGCTACTTCTATTCCGATGCCTTGTTCGACATCAAGGACGGCTTCTACCTGGTGACCGATCGCCACCTGATCCTCTACTCGGACACCTGGGCGGAGCCGGAGACGGTCATTCCCTTCGACACCATCGAGTCCGTCGACGTGGTCTACAACGAATCCTTCTTTGTCGATACCTGGGTGCAGGTGCTCACCGAGGACGGCCTCGACGTCTCCTTCCCGCTGTCGAGCGAACGGGGCTTGGACAAGCGGTTCGTCGCCCTGCTCGAAGCCGGTCTGGAGGACCCCGATGCGGAGCGACTCGAGGCCGTGGACTGAGTCTCGCCGGCCCACCGCGGTCACCCGAAGGCGAAACCAGCGGCCGGCCGGCGAGGGCTCTAAGGGTGATCGCCGAAGAATTCGACGATCTCGTCGCGAAAGTCGCTGCTGATGGCGTGGGCGCCGTACAGCTCGTCGATCTGCCGGGTGGCCTCGATGGTGAAGGTCGCCGTGAAGCTGGCGCCCAGGGCAATGCTCGAGAGGTCGAGGATCGAGGCCTCGTCCACCGGCACATCGCAGTCGTCGAGCATGTCGGCATCGCGCATGTCGGTGATCGCAGCTTCCGAGTCCTGATCGCTGACCGCCGAGCTCGGGTCGGCGATGCGAGCGAAGGCGAACTCGGTGGCGCCGATGGGCTCGTTGATCCACAGCTCGTGGTCGATACCGAAGCCCAGGAGGTGATCGATGTTGGCCTCGAGGGTGCCATCGTCAGGGTCGACCAGGAGGTCGTTGCGGCCGATCACCCAGGCGGTCGGCGGGCCGCCGGCGGGGTGGGTCGCGGGGTCGTAGGTGGTTTCGTCACCGCGCACGTTGAGCAACGCCAGGGCGCTCGC includes these proteins:
- a CDS encoding helix-turn-helix domain-containing protein; translated protein: MDYTPRIPTQDPLAGLVEVFFHLEGYSPEHRIERLVPNGRVSLVIELDGRPRQVLDPQTRQARQICRGAWLSGIHSSYLLIGDVGPDTRLMAVSFGVAGAYPFLHTALAEINDRVVDATDLLGPEILELRQALADQTTPANALDRLEQWLVARHDPERQAPPVVETAVAAILAGQAEGSLTRLVEESGDISYKHFLQLFKRHVGPSPKVLQRILRFAQIFERVVGQEEIDWADLSADLGYADQSHLIREFAAFSGYRPQRFAAEGHQRVNFFPDD